A DNA window from Kitasatospora atroaurantiaca contains the following coding sequences:
- a CDS encoding ROK family transcriptional regulator, which translates to MDTPGSQSSLHRANLERVLRAVRMAGSLTQAEIARSTGLSAATVSNIVRELRESGTVVVADTSSGGRRARSVSLSGDAGIVVGVDFGHTHLRVAVGNLAHRVLAEESEPLDVDVSAQQGFDRAEALVGRLLQQAGFHPDKVIGVGLGVPGPIDVETGALGSTAILPGWTGIAPGRELSQRLGMEVYVDNDANLGALGELVWGAGRGLSDLAYIKVASGVGSGLVINGQIYRGPGGTAGEIGHITLDEAGPVCRCGNRGCLETFVGSRYLLNLLNANHPGELTLTKVVQLAQQGDLGCRRVIADAGRQIGSGVATLCNLLNPRRVILGGDLAEAGELVLSPIRDSVARYAIPSAARQLSIVPGTLGGRAEVLGALALVMSEMGESGAIRQPAQSVATHA; encoded by the coding sequence CTGGACACACCGGGATCGCAGTCCTCACTGCACCGGGCGAACCTGGAGCGAGTGCTGCGTGCCGTCCGGATGGCCGGCTCGCTGACCCAGGCAGAGATCGCACGCAGCACGGGGCTGTCGGCGGCCACGGTGTCCAACATCGTCCGGGAGCTCCGGGAGAGCGGCACCGTGGTGGTCGCCGACACCTCCTCCGGCGGCCGCCGGGCCCGAAGCGTCTCGCTCAGCGGTGACGCCGGGATCGTGGTCGGCGTCGACTTCGGCCACACCCACCTGCGGGTCGCGGTGGGCAACCTGGCCCACCGGGTGCTCGCCGAGGAGAGCGAGCCGCTCGACGTCGACGTCTCGGCCCAGCAGGGCTTCGACCGGGCCGAGGCCCTGGTCGGCCGGCTGCTCCAGCAGGCCGGTTTCCACCCGGACAAGGTGATCGGCGTCGGCCTGGGCGTGCCGGGCCCGATCGACGTGGAGACCGGGGCGCTCGGCTCCACCGCGATCCTGCCCGGCTGGACGGGCATCGCCCCCGGCCGGGAGCTGTCGCAGCGCCTGGGCATGGAGGTGTACGTCGACAACGACGCCAACCTCGGCGCGCTGGGCGAGCTGGTCTGGGGGGCCGGACGCGGGCTCAGCGACCTGGCGTACATCAAGGTGGCCAGCGGCGTCGGCTCCGGCCTGGTGATAAACGGGCAGATCTACCGGGGCCCGGGCGGTACGGCGGGCGAGATCGGGCACATCACGCTGGACGAGGCCGGGCCGGTCTGCCGCTGCGGCAACCGGGGGTGCCTGGAGACCTTCGTCGGGTCCCGCTACCTGCTCAACCTCTTGAACGCTAACCATCCCGGTGAGCTGACCCTGACCAAGGTGGTGCAGCTCGCCCAGCAGGGTGACCTGGGCTGCCGCCGGGTGATCGCCGACGCCGGGCGGCAGATCGGCAGCGGGGTGGCCACCCTCTGCAACCTGCTCAACCCGCGCCGGGTGATCCTCGGCGGCGACCTCGCCGAGGCCGGTGAGCTGGTGCTTTCCCCGATCCGGGACTCCGTGGCGCGCTATGCGATCCCCAGTGCGGCCCGTCAGCTGTCGATCGTTCCGGGCACGCTCGGGGGCCGGGCGGAGGTGCTCGGGGCCCTGGCGCTGGTGATGAGCGAGATGGGCGAATCGGGTGCTATCCGGCAGCCCGCGCAGTCCGTGGCGACGCACGCCTGA
- the pepN gene encoding aminopeptidase N: MPGTNLTREEARTRAALLHVDAYDIELDLSSAREGGTFRSTTVVRFTATTPGAATFIDLVAPSVAEIVLNGETLPLANFDDSRIALPGLKAENELRVVADCAYTNTGEGLHRFVDPVDGETYLYTQFEVPDARRVFATFEQPDLKAAFKFTVTAPKGWVVVSNSPTPTPAGEGETQVWHFEPTGRISSYITALIAGPYVGVFDAYENGAQRVPLGVYCRPSLREFLDAEAIFEVTKQGFDYFQEKFDFAYPFPKYDQLFVPEFNAGAMENAGAVTLRDQYVFRSKVTDAAYESRAATILHELAHMWFGDLVTMEWWNDLWLNESFATFAEAVCQAEAPGSKWPNSWTTFANQMKTWAYRQDQLPSTHPIMAEINDLEDVQVNFDGITYAKGASVLKQLVAYVGQDAFFQGVQAYFKRHAWGNTRLTDLLGALEEASGRDLKTWSKAWLETAGINVLRPEISLAADGTVESFTVIQEAPALPAGAKGEAVLRPHRIAIGAYELKDGKLVRTDRIELDVDGERTAVPQLVGRQKPAVLLLNDDDLSYAKVRLDESSLALVTEHLGDFTDSLPRALCWASAWDMTRDGELATRDYLALALSGLARESDIGVVQSVHRQVKLALDVYADPAWREQGLARWAAAAEEQLRAAAPGSDHQLAWARALASVARTDGQLALLAGLLDGTTELAGLAVDTELRWTLLARLAATGREDDKAIAAELDRDATAAGQEHAASCRAARPTAEAKAEAWASVVESDKLTNYVQDAVIGGFVQSDQRELLAPYTAKYFAAAKGIWETRSHEISQQIIVGLFPSLQVEQATLDATDAWLASAEPAPALRRMVVEARAGVERALKAQTADRAAGARALGH, from the coding sequence GTGCCTGGCACCAACTTGACCCGTGAGGAGGCCCGTACCCGGGCCGCGCTCCTGCACGTGGACGCGTACGACATCGAGCTCGACCTGAGCTCGGCCCGCGAGGGCGGCACCTTCCGGTCCACCACCGTGGTCCGGTTCACTGCCACCACCCCCGGCGCCGCCACTTTCATCGACCTCGTTGCTCCGAGCGTGGCCGAGATCGTGCTCAACGGTGAGACTCTGCCGCTCGCCAACTTCGACGACAGCCGCATCGCGCTGCCCGGTCTCAAGGCCGAGAACGAGCTGCGGGTCGTCGCCGACTGCGCCTACACCAACACCGGCGAGGGTCTGCACCGCTTCGTCGACCCGGTCGACGGCGAGACCTACCTCTACACCCAGTTCGAGGTGCCGGACGCCCGCCGCGTCTTCGCCACCTTCGAGCAGCCCGACCTGAAGGCCGCGTTCAAGTTCACCGTGACCGCGCCCAAGGGCTGGGTCGTGGTCTCCAACTCCCCCACCCCGACGCCGGCCGGTGAGGGCGAGACCCAGGTCTGGCACTTCGAGCCGACCGGCCGGATCTCCTCCTACATCACCGCCCTGATCGCCGGCCCGTACGTCGGGGTCTTCGACGCGTACGAGAACGGCGCGCAGCGCGTCCCGCTGGGCGTGTACTGCCGGCCCTCGCTGCGCGAGTTCCTGGACGCCGAGGCGATCTTCGAGGTCACCAAGCAGGGCTTCGACTACTTCCAGGAGAAGTTCGACTTCGCCTACCCCTTCCCCAAGTACGACCAGCTCTTCGTCCCGGAGTTCAACGCCGGGGCGATGGAGAACGCGGGCGCCGTCACCCTGCGCGACCAGTACGTCTTCCGGTCCAAGGTGACCGACGCAGCGTACGAGTCGCGGGCCGCGACGATCCTGCACGAGCTGGCCCACATGTGGTTCGGCGACCTGGTCACCATGGAGTGGTGGAACGACCTCTGGCTGAACGAGTCCTTCGCGACATTCGCCGAGGCGGTCTGCCAGGCGGAGGCCCCCGGCTCCAAGTGGCCGAACTCCTGGACCACCTTCGCCAACCAGATGAAGACCTGGGCGTACCGGCAGGACCAGCTGCCGTCCACCCACCCGATCATGGCGGAGATCAACGACCTGGAGGACGTCCAGGTCAACTTCGACGGCATCACCTACGCCAAGGGCGCCTCGGTGCTCAAGCAGCTGGTGGCCTACGTCGGCCAGGACGCCTTCTTCCAGGGTGTGCAGGCCTACTTCAAGCGCCACGCCTGGGGCAACACCCGGCTCACCGACCTGCTCGGTGCGCTGGAGGAGGCCAGCGGCCGTGACCTGAAGACCTGGTCGAAGGCCTGGCTGGAGACGGCCGGCATCAACGTGCTGCGGCCGGAGATCTCGCTGGCGGCCGACGGCACCGTCGAGTCCTTCACCGTGATCCAGGAGGCCCCCGCGCTGCCCGCCGGCGCCAAGGGCGAGGCGGTCCTGCGCCCGCACCGGATCGCCATCGGCGCGTACGAGCTGAAGGACGGCAAGCTGGTCCGCACGGACCGCATCGAGCTGGACGTGGACGGCGAGCGCACCGCCGTCCCGCAGCTGGTGGGGCGTCAGAAGCCCGCCGTGCTGCTGCTCAACGACGACGACCTGTCGTACGCCAAGGTCCGCCTGGACGAGTCCTCGCTGGCCCTCGTCACCGAGCACCTCGGCGACTTCACCGACTCGCTGCCGCGCGCGCTGTGCTGGGCCTCCGCCTGGGACATGACCCGCGACGGCGAGCTGGCCACCCGCGACTACCTCGCGCTGGCCCTCTCCGGGCTGGCCCGGGAGTCCGACATCGGCGTCGTCCAGTCGGTGCACCGCCAGGTCAAGCTGGCCCTGGACGTCTACGCCGACCCGGCCTGGCGCGAGCAGGGCCTGGCCCGCTGGGCCGCCGCCGCGGAGGAGCAGCTGCGCGCTGCCGCCCCCGGCAGCGACCACCAGCTCGCCTGGGCCCGCGCCCTGGCCTCGGTCGCCCGGACGGACGGGCAGCTCGCGCTGCTCGCCGGCCTGCTGGACGGCACCACCGAGCTGGCCGGCCTGGCCGTCGACACCGAGCTGCGCTGGACGCTGCTGGCCCGCCTGGCCGCCACCGGCCGCGAGGACGACAAGGCGATCGCGGCCGAGCTGGACCGTGACGCGACCGCCGCGGGCCAGGAGCACGCCGCCAGCTGCCGGGCCGCCCGCCCGACCGCCGAGGCCAAGGCCGAGGCCTGGGCCTCCGTGGTGGAGTCGGACAAGCTCACCAACTACGTCCAGGACGCGGTGATCGGCGGCTTCGTCCAGTCCGACCAGCGCGAGCTGCTCGCCCCGTACACCGCGAAGTACTTCGCGGCGGCCAAGGGCATCTGGGAGACCCGCAGCCACGAGATCTCGCAGCAGATCATCGTCGGCCTGTTCCCGTCGCTCCAGGTCGAGCAGGCCACCCTGGACGCGACCGACGCCTGGCTGGCCTCGGCCGAGCCGGCCCCGGCCCTGCGCCGGATGGTCGTCGAGGCCCGCGCCGGTGTCGAGCGCGCGCTGAAGGCCCAGACGGCCGACCGCGCGGCCGGCGCCCGGGCGCTGGGTCACTGA
- a CDS encoding sugar ABC transporter substrate-binding protein: MNAMMRRAVIATAAVSMALSMAACGKAGSDKKNSADSGDTKSIGLLLPENASSTRYESFDKPFIEAKVKALCPDCNVKYSNAEGSASKQKQQFDTLIAQGVKVIILDAFDAKSTQAWVKEAADKGVKVIAYDRLATGPVSAYVSFDNEKVGELQGQALVDALGAKAAESNIVMINGDDADPNAGKFKSGAHKVLDGKVKKVVYEQSGEWKPTVAGQKIGAAITQLGKDGFQAVYSANDGMAAAIITQLKAAGINVPVGGQDAGLDAIQRIVSGDQAYTIYKAYKPLADSAAELAVDLLQGKDIKSVASASIDSDTDKGIPAKLLDPKVVTKANIKDTVIADGLYKAADICTADFAAGCAAAGLK; this comes from the coding sequence ATGAACGCAATGATGCGTCGCGCTGTCATCGCCACTGCTGCGGTTTCGATGGCTCTCTCCATGGCCGCCTGTGGCAAGGCCGGGAGCGACAAGAAGAACAGCGCCGACTCTGGTGACACCAAGTCGATCGGTCTGCTGCTCCCGGAGAACGCGTCCTCCACCCGGTACGAGTCCTTCGACAAGCCGTTCATCGAGGCCAAGGTCAAGGCCCTCTGCCCCGACTGCAACGTCAAGTACAGCAACGCCGAGGGCTCCGCGTCGAAGCAGAAGCAGCAGTTCGACACCCTGATCGCCCAGGGCGTGAAGGTCATCATCCTGGACGCCTTCGACGCCAAGTCGACCCAGGCCTGGGTCAAGGAGGCGGCCGACAAGGGCGTCAAGGTCATCGCGTACGACCGTCTGGCCACCGGCCCGGTCTCCGCGTACGTCTCGTTCGACAACGAGAAGGTCGGCGAGCTGCAGGGCCAGGCCCTGGTCGACGCCCTGGGCGCCAAGGCGGCCGAGTCCAACATCGTCATGATCAACGGTGACGACGCCGACCCGAATGCCGGCAAGTTCAAGTCCGGTGCGCACAAGGTGCTCGACGGCAAGGTCAAGAAGGTCGTCTACGAGCAGTCCGGTGAGTGGAAGCCCACCGTGGCCGGCCAGAAGATCGGCGCCGCCATCACCCAGCTGGGCAAGGACGGCTTCCAGGCCGTCTACTCGGCCAACGACGGCATGGCCGCCGCGATCATCACCCAGCTGAAGGCCGCGGGCATCAACGTCCCGGTCGGCGGCCAGGACGCGGGCCTCGACGCCATCCAGCGCATCGTCTCGGGCGACCAGGCCTACACCATCTACAAGGCGTACAAGCCGCTGGCCGACAGCGCCGCCGAGCTGGCCGTCGACCTGCTGCAGGGCAAGGACATCAAGTCCGTCGCCTCCGCGAGCATCGACAGCGACACCGACAAGGGCATCCCGGCCAAGCTGCTGGACCCGAAGGTCGTCACCAAGGCCAACATCAAGGACACCGTGATCGCCGACGGCCTGTACAAGGCCGCCGACATCTGCACCGCCGACTTCGCCGCCGGCTGCGCGGCCGCCGGCCTGAAGTAG